The Oryzias latipes chromosome 16, ASM223467v1 genomic sequence gattaaaatgCTGAGTTTAGATTCTACGTCCATTTAAAGCTGAAGCACAAAAAGGAATACCAGGAGGACAGGAGTGCGTCTGCTTGAaactcatcttttgatctattgtaagagcgttctcagtggtctatTGTGATTAtgcaaaaaacctgtgttgttttctagggcatagttcCTGCAAAGCGGCAgaaattcatcagaaatttccctctgagttgtgaacaGGACTGTTGCTGGGAGTAAGTGTGCCCAGTAAGTGGTTTGAAGGGCTTTAAGTTAGCTGGAGAGATTGTAAACAGAGAGATGATTGGAAAGGAGGGCAGAAATGGTGAGCGATTTTGGagcgtacagttttgatccagatgccggctcggatgaggaaaacccAGATGTGCAttgatctagtcatctacaagtggatgtatcagaatggagcggagcagggagcttggggTCCACCAAAAAAATATGTCCTTTTTGGAacgctttaaaacattttacaactTTCGACTCTTCTATCTAGAAGATggaagtttggggaaaaaactgagcagaatttcaaatgaattacattttttcagaCACCCTGCTGTAGTGTTAGAAGGATTAATGGTACAAATTGAAGTTTGATACGCTAGTCCCGGTGTTTTCCTCTTGTTTTTGCCTCCTTTGACATGATAAAGACAAAAGAATACCGGAAGAATAAGAACAccagcaaaataaaagtctgtctTAAAACCTTGGAAAGCAACACCCAAGTGGCTTTCAGGAATCCTCATACTTCTGTGTGATTTACCGTCATCATAGTAGGTCAGCTTCATGTTGAGGCAAACGTTTTCAGGCAGAGGGCCCAGGTTCTGCATCAGGGTGTAGAGCTTCCTCACCAGCAGGATGCTGGCTTTCTTAGTGTTTCCATACGTTGTCGTTGACAACTTCTGGTTGCTGTTGCtgattaaaaaatagatcaaaatgatcaaacttcacacatttttcttcttccggCTGTGCAGTTGACTGCTGTAGTAAAACAAAGTTATTGCAGAGGTGTGTTCATTCTGTATTGATGGGGGAATGCTCGATTTTCCCAGATTTTAGGTAACATgaaacacattaaaagaaatTTAGATTAATTTTTAACTTGTTACAAATGGCGTCAAAGTGGACAATCATTAAACAGCAGTGGAGTGAATTCAGGTGGCTTTCCTTTACATTACTGTACCTTTCAAAATCCATATGAGCTCCGTTTGAAGTGTACTGGATCCTAAACTGGTAATACTCAGTCACTTTctgaaaaagaggagaaataTGGCAGACAAGGTACACAAACTAGCAAACTCCCAACAACAGATCTTCCCTCTGGCATGGAGGCACTCTAAAGATTACCTGGGGGTTCTCTGGGTCATTGTaaatctaataaaaaagaaaatggaaaacatcAGCGCTGCAAATATCTCTGGATTTATTAGGATTTTATAAAAGACGACAAAATGCCATAAAACCCTGTTTTAAAAGTGTCATGAAGTGAAGGGGGGCTGCAGGCCTTTTTTATATGCTGCCATTATTTTTCCATGCAGACTTCTTAGTCTGATGACTTTATCTCAATTCAGGCCCACACACGCAACTGGAAATATAGGTACTTTATCACTATGTGCATATGTGCATATGTGATGTAATACTTACAGACATGATGACTGTccgcagctaaaaaaaaagagatttactTATTTACTGTTACAAATGCATTGATCGATTTCAAAGCATAAAATCTCAACATAACTCATAATCTTAACAATGGAAAACAGAGCTTGACTTACAAATTTCTTCTGGATGGCATCAAAGCAGCCTTGCATcctgaaaacacaaatcaataTTATCATCTTTGTGATGGCATACATgccaaaatgtctgtttttccttcacacacaaacataaaaagatctaaaaaaaaaaaaccttttctcgtCTAGTTTTAGTTCATATATGAAGACACACATGTTGACTTTTTAGCCCAGTTGTGCTGAGTAGCCAGCGCTAGCTACAATCCTTAATAAGAGATACTTTTTAGTATAAAAGTGCAGTGGtgcttccttttttaaactAGCAATAGCAGCTGGAAGAGTTTACAGTGTGAGGGGTTTAATCTGAATTGAACTTTGTTTATAATCTCAACTCCGTTCTCCATTTAAAATTAATATTGATTTGTTGAAACACAAAATGTGTGATGTAATTACTAAAGGCTTCCACCACCTTTCATAAATGAATATTATAATGCGTCTATTGTGTTGTAAATAATCAATCAAACTATATAAAAACCACctccttaaaaacacaaaaaaccctaCAATATTCAGCAAAAATCCACAGGCTAAATCCACTTTACTCTTAATTTCTCTCAAAGCAGGCATGCAGCTTTGACTAGCAGAGAGTTATTGTAGATTACCAATCAATTATTTGATCAGCACCGGGACAGCTCCGCCCCCCTGTAAGGATCATCACCTGCTGATCTGTACAAAACAAggacaaaataatttttcagaAAAGAAGCAACTCTACTAAAGGAAAAAGTTATATGGACTCAAACCTTCCACATATTTGGTCCCATAGGCTTTTCCTGGGAATATCCCTCTGAGGTATGTAATGGCAGAAACTGCAATGGCCAAAAGCTTCTTCACGACAACAATTGACTGTTGTTCGGTGACCACCTCATTTGGCAACAACTGAGTCACCTGTAAGAGTTAGCAAAATGATTACAACAgagtgtcatttttttcccctgtgtaagcttttatttatttttttacctctaCTATTTGCCCAAAAACTATATAGGTAAaggttttacatttattttactttctcattttttatttatgatttataTCACAATCATACAATAGTAAGAAACTATTATACATTCTATCTCATTCTATATCAAAATATCCATTattgatgtgtttgtgtgtgtgtgtgtatatatatatatatatatagatctatagatatatatatataaatctatagatagatagatagatagatagatagatagatagatagatagatagatagatagatagatagatagatagattttttaaattttttatatttttttttcttatgaaattTACAATCGGACATGGCTTCAGCAAAATAAACTAACATTTGTAATTTTTCCGTAAAGAAAAATTAGGAAAAGTTTGATTAATATGTAAATGTGAtacattatattatattttgtatacattttttacagctttaactCCTACAAGCCACGTTTTCCTCAACTGTGCATTTAATTAAGCTGTTATTAATAGTAAACAAACAATtatgtggaaaaataaataactaaatacaaACAAAGGAAGAACATATGTGTATGGTTTTATTTGTTATATGCTAATGGCGCTAATGCTAAAAAACACGTGTTCAGTTTACCTGTGATGACTTTACTCGTTGAGCAAAAGCCATTGATTGATTTTGCTGTAGAAAATCAAagtctgaaaacaaaacagattactTGTGTAAGGAAGACTTatattaagacttttttttcttgcaaagcCATTatgattcagaaaaaaatccaacattatATTTCTATTGCAAAGCTGTTACGACTTAAGCTAACTCCCATTAGCAAAAATGCTTTAGCATCTGTTTAACATACGgcactaaataaaaatactagAATATAGTTTTCACACTAAAATATATTATAGTCATATTTAAATgcgttttcaaatatttatattgAATTAAACACATAGATACCGTTATTGAATCGCTCCTCTTCCCTTTGCTGTTGGTTGATTGAAAAACAACGGCCAGTTTAAGCCAATCACAGAGCGGGAAATTAGTCTTGcgtttttaagaaaacataatACCAAAATTAACATAAATTTCTGCCAGATctctaaaatgcaaaaaataatatgttaaaaatatgtttttgagcgactaaaataaacttttaaccTGTTTCTGTGTTGTTTAGGTCATTTGTGTTGACGCAATGCAGTGTAGACACCCTTTTTTAATTGGACGACAGCATGTCAATCTTAAAGCCCTCTGCAATCGGCTTCATTCTATTGGTTCGATGTCAAACAAATCCAACGTTTTGATTGGTTACTGTATTTGTGGGTCGCAGGAAGCGCCCGCCTCTCGTGCGGTGATGTCACAATCGGTTACGCCATTTTTGTTAGGGAGCAGTTGCGTTCAGAAAGGCAGGATTAGGTCGGCTGCAGGTACGTCTAACGGTACCTCGTTAAATTTAGTCGTCGACTTGTCTGTCAAACAGGACACCTGTTTGTGCATCACATAAAGACAATGTCGTCAGAAAACCTCGACTCGGACACACAAGTGGATTATGAAGACGAAAAACAGGTGGGGATTCTTCTCAGACTGCTAACCTAGCATGCTAGCTCATAGCTGGAGGTGGCTAACATGGGCTAGCTCAAGTGAAGTGTTTGCTTTATGTGTACTGTTTTGTGAGCGGTTAATGAGAAATACTGGAAAGACATGCGCAACTATGACCAGCAGTGCAATAAATTATACATTTGTGTTGATTATCGCTGTTAGTGTGCGCGTTTATTTCGTCATCATGTGTCACTTTGTTTTGTCCCTTGCTTTATGATCATGTCATTGGCTGGTCGGTCCACAGCAGCTCAGGCCTAATAATTGCTCTCATTAGTGTTCTCCAAAAGTGGCTTGGTAAAGCTTTTCAAATATTGGTGATTTAATATTGCTCGCTTTTAAACAAGGTATGATTTGAAATCGAGACTGACTTCCCTAGGTTTTGCTGGGAACACTTCATGGCTTCCAgatttccaatgtttttgtcaCCGATGCACCGACCAACTGCAGTATTTACTAGGGACTGCCACTAACACATCATATGACCTCATCGTTCTTTTCCTAGATCCAGTTTTCAAGTCATAATCAATTTGTTTTAGTACATATTAGTTTGGCTTTTCTATTATTGTACTTGGTTCAGAAGATATGTATGAAATTTTGCAACGTTCACGCAATGGACATGCACAATCGAGCCTATTTAGAAGAATTACACACACACTAAAGCGTAGAAAAGTAATTTTTCTGACCGCTTTTTCTGCATAAAGTctaaatatctttttaaagagaaatgCCGGGATTTAAGGGACCATAAATGCAGCTTAAATCTGATGTgatctgtttttcatttcaaaaaaataaatgcacagAATAGGGTGAGACTTGCCAGGACTGAAGGTagtctttttaataaaatttagtTGAATGCTGACCAGTCCCATAAActataaatgtaaacataaagGCTGAAGCAACGGCTCCACTGGTACCAGATATGGCGGCTCTTAAAGTACTTGCTTATAGAAGTGAATCAGtgttcatcctcctcctcctaggGGAAACTGTTCATCAGCTTCTGTGTCCTGAGTCACATTTTATCCCTGTCCCAGCAGGCTTTACAACAGACTTGTGGTCTCTTTCAACAAGACAGCAGACCTTTGTATCCTTGGATTGCTAAAAAATGTCTGTGCAGAAATCCATTactaatttgtgttttatttaattgtaaatgtttgtATGTTTAGCTTCTTGTCACAACTCTTGATTTACTCATTTAAGGGCGTTGCCTAAATGAGTGACCTGAGTGTTTACCTGACAGCAGCTTAGAATGGCACCTTACCAGTTTGGTCAGTATTAGTCATCTGAAGCCAAAGCAACGGCTTTATTAGTTTTATGAAGTTGGCAGCTTTAGCTGGGATGATTACTCCTTATTATATAGCTTTAAAATTGTTTGTTCATTTCACAACTGCtcccacagatttttttttcagaaaaagtataaaaatattaatataaaatgCCTCTTCAATGTACAACAAACGTTGTCCGAGGTTGTGCTTATGTCAGCTTCAGGTTTCTTCGGGGTCAGTCTTTGTGACAAACAGAATCCTGAGGCAACCATGTTGCGCCAAAATATTTGTTATAATTGTTGTAAGGTATGTTCAGATTTATGGGTCCAACCTGCTGCCTGTCGCTGTCAAGTTTTTGTGACGCAAAAGGTTCTGATTGTGTTACTGTTTTCACAGTTaataaatgtactttaaaaCTATTCTTTTACAGATTACATCAGAAACATTAATGACTCGTGCTTTTATGAAGCATTACTAGCTCTAATCATTTATTGTCCTGCTCTGTTTTTGTAATTGCATTACCTAACTGTGAAGTGATGCgtttaaaaagatgttttcagTCTTCAACTTATCTTCTAAGATGTGTTTCTGCTTAAATTCTTCAAATTGCAGAGCGGCCATAAATGAGAGTGTACAGCGCATCACATCTGTTCCTGTCGTGCTTGAAATGTCTTCTTGTCAGTTAACCCCTTGAGTACTGTAGTCTGTTTTTTGGAGATGTTTTAAGTCCATTCCTGTGCTTGCAGGACTCACAGGAGAAGAATGGAAACCCTGTGAAAGTGGAAGAGGCCAAGCTGAAAGCCAAGTACCCCGGTCTGGGGCAGAAACCTGGTGGTTCCGACTTCTTGATGAAGAGGCTACAGAAAGGGGTCGGTAACCTGCAGCTTTCAGTCAAACCACTAAGTTGTGGACCCCCTGAAGAGATGGTTCACCAATTATTTTGGTGTTCCAGCTATAAatgtttacagtaaaaataaaccGCAATATATAAAATCTGAAAAGTAgtcaacttaatttttttacaataattacagggctgtaaaactcctcactacacacattATCCCCTTTTTTCAGACATACTTtaacattttcactcttttgCCTCTTGTttaagttcaaacctttgtagaaaaataagtcgGATATTTTAGATCACAAAACAAGATTGTTTGACAAACTGAATGCTTTCTGTACAGAGGAAACCGCCCAGCATTGATTGACAATAGCcgtggttacatgtgcaaaatgtttggatgggattagaattcaaccgtgtccatgggcccagaaaaaccttttccgattataacaaacgtctACATGGGCCACGCATGCGCAGTTctctctaaaataccggaagaggaaatgattACAAGCTCAGtaatatacaagatgatcttctaaaggTGCTTTCATTATTGTTATGGTTATCACAAagcgcctgtttgctcatcattttatttttaatccgtgtggtcagtgctttttttgtggtggaacggagctggaagaagagttaggagaaggctaacaATAGCTTTGGacgaacataaaatccatgcgggcaatgcagcaatctgcatcttggttgcacgtaaatatgtgggaataacatcagcctttatttagtcgggacacgactggaaacacaaatccatgttgattgtttggtgtttctaaggactgagctgcatttctgccttgaaaagctcacacaccgccccaaagccaccaGTCCAAGCTCTGCTCGGAGACACGGTTCTACCAGGaaacacggttctcctgagttcagCAGCTCATTCACCTGGAGCTGCGGAACGGATCGCTGTCGGAAGCCTCCCACACATAGCggacacgtaacaaagcatcctcccttcccctcaaacacaaagctctcaaagtccggctgctctgctcagagacacagtttgctcggtccaccggcaGCCGGAATGCGCAGGGTCCGGACGTCGGGGGCCACGAAGGGAAGGGAGAGGCGAGGGCGGAGCACGGAGGCATCCGCGTGTTGCACCGGGCGTCCgcggagcagccggtcggtcctgtttgcgcTCCAAAGCCTTATCTGGAGCGAAACATCCGTCTATCCATGAcgtaaaaccagagcagtagtgaagCATGAtcagaatgaaccgtttacatgcacaacgatcggatcaacaatcgacttaacccacctatctcaatTGGAAAGAAATTTCgaatccgaacgagtctgatcggggcagaatATTCCGAACAGCGTGTTTACGTGACGcttttttcttccgatcaggcgttcattccgattagttttgtccatgtaaacgcagctattgATACACAGCCAGTCGTGAAGTAAAACACAATGTTCtgttgaggaaaaaaatcatacaaaatTGCGCAAATACAATCCACAAAAGAAGAGTGGGAAAAGTGATCTGTGAATATAgcaagggaacactgtacttACTAAAATACTAAAGGATTGacacaaaaattaaacaaatttaagTCCCTTTCTCagttaaataaaacagatatgctgtttgtttctaaccaaatctctttattttttgttaattcatCAGTGCCTGAAAACTGAACATGTCGAAACAAAGCAACGCTTTCTTCATTATGACCTCAATGGAGTATAATGTTCTGTATCTTCTGcatgtctgttgtttttttaaacagcaaagcATTCAGGCCTTTCTTTCTCTGTACGTTTCTAGACACATCTTTTTAAATGGGATACAATTATCTAGCAACGTCTACTTTATTCTATAGTAAGGAGCCAAATATTCTAACATAAAGTTGCTTTAATTGTTAAATCCTTCAGTCTTAACATTAGCCTGAGTTGGAAATTTGCTTCTGTGACATagtaaagaaaatagaaaagtatacagaaaaacaaatacacaaaacaattGATAGGAATGGATGCCAAGTGTTATTGTTGATTTAAATTGCATAATGGAACGATGTAGTCTATTTGAAATTGGTGCTACTTAGGAGCACAGAGGAGAGTGACGGCTGTGCGCCTCTAGTGGTTTTACATCtgtcagctctctgttcatcacCTTCTGTTACTTCTAATTATAGAAACATCCAAAAGTTTCATTCCAAGCTTTTGCTTGTGCCTTTATGTGAACAAACGACTGACACACTGAGAATGTCGTTCTGTGTTTgaaacagcaaaaatatttcGACTCGGGCGACTACAACATGGCCAAGGCCAAGATGAAGAACAAGCAACTTCCTGTGGCGGGACCGGACAAGAACCTCGTCACCGGAGATCACATCCCCACGCCGCAGGATCTACCGCAGAG encodes the following:
- the LOC101165668 gene encoding alpha-endosulfine gives rise to the protein MSSENLDSDTQVDYEDEKQDSQEKNGNPVKVEEAKLKAKYPGLGQKPGGSDFLMKRLQKGQKYFDSGDYNMAKAKMKNKQLPVAGPDKNLVTGDHIPTPQDLPQRKSSLVTSKLAG